One window from the genome of Oryctolagus cuniculus chromosome 1, mOryCun1.1, whole genome shotgun sequence encodes:
- the FAM118B gene encoding protein FAM118B isoform X1, whose translation MASTGSQASDIDEIFGFFSDGAPPSKKPRKLLPSLKTKKPRELVLVIGTGISAAVAPQVPALKSWKGLIQALLDAAIDFDLLEDEESKKFQKCLHEDKNLVHVAHDLIQKLSPRTSNVRSTFFKDCLYEVFDDLESKMEDSGKQLLQSVLHLMENGALVLTTNFDNLLELYAADQGKQLESLDLTDEKKVLEWAQEKRKLSVLHIHGVYTNPSGIVLHPAGYQNVLRNTEVMREIQKLYENKSFLFLGCGWTVDDTTFQALFLEAVKHKSDLEHFMLVRRGDVDEFKKLRENMLDKGIKVISYGNDYADLPEYFRRLTCEISTRGRSAGMVREGQLNGSSAAHSELRGCST comes from the exons ATGGCTTCTACAGGGAGCCAGGCCTCTGATATAGACGAGATTTTTGGATTCTTCAGTGATGGCGCACCCCCCTCCAAAAAGCCCAG GAAGCTGCTTCCAAGCCTAAAAACCAAGAAGCCCCGGGAGCTTGTGCTGGTGATTGGCACAGGCATCAGTGCTGCTGTTGCGCCTCAAGTTCCAGCCCTGAAATCCTGGAAGGGGCTGATTCAGGCCTTACTGGATGCTGCTATTGACTTTGACCTTCTAGAAGATGAGGAGAGCAAGAAGTTTCAGAAATGTCTCCACGAAGACAAGAACCTTGTCCATGTGGCACATGACCTCATCCAGAAACTCTCTCCT CGTACCAGTAATGTTAGATCTACATTCTTCAAGGACTGTTTATATGAAGTATTTGATGACCTGGAGtcgaagatggaagattctggaaAGCAGCTACTTCAGTCAGTTCTGCACCTGATGGAAAATGGAGCCCTGGTGTTAACTACAAATTTTGATAACCTTCTGGAACTGTATGcagcagatcagggaaaacagcTTGAATCCCTCGACCTTACTGATGAGAAAAAG GTTCTGGAGTGGGCGCAGGAGAAGCGGAAGCTGAGCGTGTTACATATCCATGGGGTCTACACCAACCCCAGTGGCATTGTGCTTCATCCAGCTGGATATCAGAACGTGCTCAGGAACACTGAAGTTATG AGAGAGATTCAGAAACTCTATGAAAACAAGTCGTTTCTTTTCCTGGGTTGTGGCTGGACTGTGGATGACACCACTTTCCAGGCGCTTTTCCTGGAGGCTGTCAAGCATAAATCTGACCTCGAACATTTCATGCTGGTTAGGAGAGGAGATGTTGACGAGTTCAAGAAGCTTCGAGAAAATATGCTGGATAAGGGGATTAAAGTCATCTCCTATGGAAATGACTATGCCGATCTTCCGGAATATTTCAGGCGACTGACGTGTGAGATCTCCACGAGGGGTAGATCAG
- the FAM118B gene encoding protein FAM118B isoform X2 encodes MASTGSQASDIDEIFGFFSDGAPPSKKPRKLLPSLKTKKPRELVLVIGTGISAAVAPQVPALKSWKGLIQALLDAAIDFDLLEDEESKKFQKCLHEDKNLVHVAHDLIQKLSPRTSNVRSTFFKDCLYEVFDDLESKMEDSGKQLLQSVLHLMENGALVLTTNFDNLLELYAADQGKQLESLDLTDEKKVLEWAQEKRKLSVLHIHGVYTNPSGIVLHPAGYQNVLRNTEVMREIQKLYENKSFLFLGCGWTVDDTTFQALFLEAVKHKSDLEHFMLVRRGDVDEFKKLRENMLDKGIKVISYGNDYADLPEYFRRLTCEISTRGRSGMVREGQLNGSSAAHSELRGCST; translated from the exons ATGGCTTCTACAGGGAGCCAGGCCTCTGATATAGACGAGATTTTTGGATTCTTCAGTGATGGCGCACCCCCCTCCAAAAAGCCCAG GAAGCTGCTTCCAAGCCTAAAAACCAAGAAGCCCCGGGAGCTTGTGCTGGTGATTGGCACAGGCATCAGTGCTGCTGTTGCGCCTCAAGTTCCAGCCCTGAAATCCTGGAAGGGGCTGATTCAGGCCTTACTGGATGCTGCTATTGACTTTGACCTTCTAGAAGATGAGGAGAGCAAGAAGTTTCAGAAATGTCTCCACGAAGACAAGAACCTTGTCCATGTGGCACATGACCTCATCCAGAAACTCTCTCCT CGTACCAGTAATGTTAGATCTACATTCTTCAAGGACTGTTTATATGAAGTATTTGATGACCTGGAGtcgaagatggaagattctggaaAGCAGCTACTTCAGTCAGTTCTGCACCTGATGGAAAATGGAGCCCTGGTGTTAACTACAAATTTTGATAACCTTCTGGAACTGTATGcagcagatcagggaaaacagcTTGAATCCCTCGACCTTACTGATGAGAAAAAG GTTCTGGAGTGGGCGCAGGAGAAGCGGAAGCTGAGCGTGTTACATATCCATGGGGTCTACACCAACCCCAGTGGCATTGTGCTTCATCCAGCTGGATATCAGAACGTGCTCAGGAACACTGAAGTTATG AGAGAGATTCAGAAACTCTATGAAAACAAGTCGTTTCTTTTCCTGGGTTGTGGCTGGACTGTGGATGACACCACTTTCCAGGCGCTTTTCCTGGAGGCTGTCAAGCATAAATCTGACCTCGAACATTTCATGCTGGTTAGGAGAGGAGATGTTGACGAGTTCAAGAAGCTTCGAGAAAATATGCTGGATAAGGGGATTAAAGTCATCTCCTATGGAAATGACTATGCCGATCTTCCGGAATATTTCAGGCGACTGACGTGTGAGATCTCCACGAGGGGTAGATCAG